A DNA window from Nitrospira sp. contains the following coding sequences:
- a CDS encoding 4-alpha-glucanotransferase (amylomaltase) (MaGe:77310827), with the protein MTYRRSSRTLSDMYDQPEHELLYLLSDRAGIAADYHDIAGTRHVTTDDTRRAILSAMGFCVTDRAALIDALTAWDQRPWVQGCDPVYVVKTGHAPREWSLHLPCESSEDGQLSVHWKVSGECGEKHGEWNEGPGLPIHEERLIQGRRYVRLAFPLSHDLPIGYYETKVWVQGGSASREFQFRLIVAPARCYVPESFQAGRRIWGLALQLYSLRSERNWGIGDFGDLARLVEWAGSQLGAGVIGLNPLHALKNTRPYHISPYSPSSRLYLNEIYIDIDRVAEAKTSPDVQNRLADPAFRAQLTKTRTSEYVDYEAVAALKRMVLDLCYRAFLRDNFEGTEPDLKPATDRGRLFQAYIQQEGAALADYALFQALAEERQVAEPHSVVWADWPEAYRAPASDAVAEFRHRQTERVRFFQYVQWLATEQLIAVGSQADAAGMPLGLYHDLALGSDRYGADGWRFQEVLAHQADCGAPPDAFAPEGQNWGLSPFDPVKLRASGYQFFIELLRMNLRYGGAIRIDHVMALFRLFWIPRGMPASMGTYVHYPADDLLAILALESVRAGTLVIGEDLGTVPDWVRDRLGAAGVLSYRVLYFERNGDGSLKAPWAYPAQSLGVVTTHDLPTLSGYWEGTDIDTRVALGLGGTEEARRGAFAERHMDKARLLAALRSEGLLPNGLSDDPAQSPVMTTELAAALHLYLARTPSWVVLANVEDVIGQRAQTNVPGTVDQHPNWSRKLTATVEQMVQDSRFASLAAQLRSARPSV; encoded by the coding sequence TTGACTTACCGCAGGTCGTCGCGCACACTCTCCGACATGTACGATCAGCCGGAACATGAACTGCTGTATCTGCTCTCCGACCGTGCCGGGATCGCCGCAGATTATCACGACATTGCCGGGACTCGCCATGTGACGACGGACGACACCCGTCGAGCTATCCTTTCGGCGATGGGATTTTGTGTGACTGATCGGGCTGCGTTGATCGACGCGCTGACCGCGTGGGATCAGCGGCCATGGGTGCAGGGGTGCGACCCTGTTTATGTGGTCAAGACTGGTCACGCTCCTCGCGAGTGGTCGCTGCATCTGCCCTGTGAGTCTTCGGAGGATGGGCAGCTATCTGTCCATTGGAAGGTGTCGGGCGAATGCGGCGAAAAGCACGGCGAGTGGAACGAGGGGCCTGGGCTTCCGATTCATGAGGAGCGGCTGATTCAGGGGCGTCGCTATGTGCGGCTGGCGTTTCCTCTGTCGCACGATTTGCCGATCGGATATTACGAGACAAAGGTCTGGGTGCAGGGTGGATCAGCGTCGCGTGAATTCCAATTTCGTCTGATCGTCGCGCCGGCGCGGTGCTATGTTCCTGAATCGTTTCAGGCCGGACGCCGGATCTGGGGGCTTGCGCTGCAATTGTACTCGTTGCGAAGTGAACGGAACTGGGGGATCGGAGATTTTGGCGACTTGGCGAGACTCGTCGAGTGGGCGGGCTCTCAGTTGGGTGCGGGTGTTATCGGGTTGAATCCTTTGCACGCGCTCAAGAATACCCGACCTTATCACATCAGCCCCTATTCGCCGAGTAGCCGGCTCTATCTCAACGAGATCTATATCGACATCGATCGAGTGGCTGAAGCCAAGACCTCGCCGGATGTCCAGAACCGCCTAGCCGATCCCGCGTTTCGCGCGCAACTGACGAAGACCAGAACGAGCGAATATGTGGACTACGAAGCGGTGGCGGCGTTGAAGCGGATGGTGCTGGATCTGTGCTACCGGGCTTTTCTGCGTGACAACTTTGAGGGGACGGAGCCGGATCTGAAGCCGGCGACGGATCGCGGCCGGTTATTTCAGGCATACATTCAACAAGAGGGGGCCGCGCTCGCCGACTACGCGCTCTTCCAGGCGCTGGCAGAAGAGCGGCAGGTTGCGGAGCCTCACTCGGTTGTGTGGGCGGATTGGCCGGAGGCCTACCGCGCGCCCGCGAGCGATGCTGTTGCTGAGTTCAGGCACCGGCAGACGGAGCGGGTGCGGTTTTTCCAGTATGTCCAATGGCTAGCGACCGAACAGTTGATTGCGGTCGGAAGCCAAGCCGATGCGGCCGGAATGCCGTTAGGGTTGTATCACGACCTGGCGCTGGGCAGCGATCGCTATGGCGCGGATGGCTGGCGATTTCAGGAGGTGCTGGCGCATCAGGCCGATTGCGGCGCGCCGCCCGACGCGTTTGCGCCGGAAGGACAGAACTGGGGGCTGTCGCCGTTCGACCCCGTGAAGTTGCGCGCCAGCGGCTATCAATTTTTTATCGAGTTGCTTCGGATGAATCTGCGGTATGGCGGAGCGATTCGTATCGATCATGTGATGGCCTTATTCCGCCTCTTTTGGATTCCGCGCGGCATGCCGGCTTCCATGGGGACGTATGTGCATTATCCGGCGGACGATCTCCTGGCCATTCTCGCGTTGGAGAGCGTGCGAGCCGGAACGCTGGTGATCGGCGAAGATTTGGGGACGGTGCCCGATTGGGTGCGTGATCGCTTGGGCGCCGCCGGTGTCTTGTCGTATCGCGTGCTCTATTTCGAGCGGAATGGCGATGGGAGTCTGAAGGCGCCGTGGGCCTATCCCGCGCAATCGCTGGGTGTGGTGACGACGCATGATTTGCCGACATTGAGCGGCTACTGGGAAGGCACCGATATTGACACGCGCGTCGCCCTTGGGCTCGGTGGGACGGAGGAGGCCCGTCGAGGTGCGTTTGCTGAGCGGCACATGGACAAGGCCCGCCTGCTGGCAGCACTCAGGTCCGAGGGTCTCTTGCCGAATGGCTTGTCGGACGATCCGGCACAGAGTCCGGTCATGACAACGGAGCTGGCGGCGGCGCTGCATCTCTATCTCGCCCGCACGCCCTCATGGGTTGTTCTTGCCAATGTGGAAGATGTGATCGGTCAACGGGCACAGACGAATGTGCCCGGCACCGTCGATCAGCATCCCAACTGGTCCAGGAAGTTAACCGCTACTGTTGAGCAGATGGTGCAAGATTCCCGCTTCGCGTCGCTCGCCGCCCAGTTGCGTTCAGCCCGTCCATCTGTGTAA
- a CDS encoding Histidine kinase domain-containing protein (MaGe:77310828), translating into MKTRNWLVLSIAGACFLAIVIVEKLAPANVVGAYGYVLPILLVATLRNRTLMLVTVLACVVATYAGLLQPTKPGRFQSAVINRTVVVGVLLVVAYIGMSWEERKAREEAARAALARQTENLLRANAQLVDVKDQLNRSERLAAVGQLVASVAHEVGTPLHSIAWHVQALAEEPTVTPDMKRRIDVIDGQLTRVVGIIQDLLSSTRQRKPDPTWLPVDHVVSPVTALMEPAFQAKGVALRVELGDALPLVWADAEKLHQVLVNLFANALAATSEGGIVTIGAGRRAATPEEIEVGLRVGNAMFTTMVTIVVSDTGSGMPEEDLQKAFTPFFTTKAIGKGTGLGLFISRETVQAHGGTLTLESTVGKGTTVVISLPGQSAADTSEI; encoded by the coding sequence ATGAAGACCCGCAATTGGCTGGTGCTGAGTATTGCAGGCGCCTGTTTCCTCGCCATCGTCATTGTTGAGAAGCTCGCGCCGGCCAATGTGGTCGGGGCTTACGGCTATGTGTTGCCGATTCTCTTGGTCGCGACCTTGCGCAATCGTACGTTGATGCTGGTGACGGTGCTGGCTTGTGTGGTGGCGACCTATGCGGGACTGCTCCAACCGACGAAGCCGGGACGCTTTCAGTCCGCGGTGATCAATCGCACGGTGGTGGTCGGGGTGTTGTTGGTGGTGGCGTATATCGGGATGAGCTGGGAGGAGCGAAAGGCCAGGGAAGAAGCGGCTCGCGCCGCGCTGGCTCGTCAAACGGAAAATCTGTTGCGCGCCAATGCGCAGTTGGTCGATGTGAAGGATCAGCTCAACCGGTCTGAGCGTCTCGCGGCTGTTGGGCAACTGGTGGCGTCGGTCGCGCACGAGGTGGGCACGCCGTTGCACTCGATTGCCTGGCATGTCCAGGCGCTGGCGGAAGAGCCGACCGTCACGCCGGATATGAAGCGGCGGATCGATGTGATCGATGGGCAGCTAACGCGTGTGGTCGGCATTATTCAGGATCTCTTATCCTCGACTCGGCAGCGGAAGCCCGATCCCACCTGGTTGCCGGTCGATCATGTGGTGAGTCCGGTGACGGCACTCATGGAGCCTGCATTTCAAGCGAAGGGGGTGGCGCTTCGAGTCGAGCTCGGCGACGCATTGCCGCTGGTGTGGGCCGATGCCGAAAAGCTGCATCAAGTGCTGGTCAATCTTTTTGCCAATGCCCTCGCGGCGACGTCGGAGGGCGGGATTGTCACGATTGGCGCCGGCAGGCGGGCCGCCACGCCGGAAGAGATCGAAGTGGGGCTGCGCGTGGGGAATGCGATGTTCACCACGATGGTCACAATCGTCGTCAGCGATACAGGATCGGGTATGCCCGAGGAGGATCTCCAGAAAGCCTTCACGCCGTTCTTTACGACGAAGGCGATTGGGAAGGGGACTGGGCTGGGACTGTTTATTAGCCGAGAAACGGTGCAGGCGCATGGCGGGACGCTCACGTTGGAGAGCACCGTAGGGAAAGGGACAACGGTTGTGATATCGTTGCCTGGGCAAAGTGCGGCGGACACATCAGAGATTTAG
- a CDS encoding Regulatory protein AtoC (MaGe:77310829), translating to MPAAKILVIDDDAVARELLADALKKDGHEVESFSNGTDALARGHQALFDLVLTDIRMGTVDGLTVLREFKRFSPDTSIVLLTAFGSLEGAIEGIKQGAFDYLAKPFRKEEIKLVVQRALDHCKLVRENKRFRVELKEKEEWSPLVGSSPAMLDVYKLVARVSESRSTVLLQGESGTGKELIARAIHANSPRRDKPFIPVNCGALPDTLLESEMFGHEKGAFTGAVGMKAGLFEAATGGTLFLDEIGELGPALQVKLLRVMQDQEVRRVGGTASVKVDARIIAATNRDLEQLVKEDKFRDDLYYRLNVVRITLPSLADRKEDIPMLAHHFLQKYVGGTSAGVRGFLPDTMARLKEYRWPGNVRELENAVERAVSLSHGPLVTPDDLPESIRTAAPLEAKAAPALEGDEICLTLEEVEKRHLIRVLKEMKGNKVKTAKILGIDRRTLYRMAERFGLDLGDDLEAGDKEPAEKL from the coding sequence ATGCCGGCAGCGAAGATTCTCGTGATCGATGACGACGCGGTGGCCCGCGAGTTGCTGGCCGATGCTTTGAAAAAAGATGGGCATGAGGTGGAGTCTTTTTCCAATGGGACGGATGCCTTGGCTCGCGGGCACCAGGCGCTGTTCGACTTAGTGCTTACCGATATTCGGATGGGGACGGTGGATGGGTTAACCGTGTTGCGGGAGTTCAAGCGGTTCAGTCCCGACACATCCATTGTGTTACTCACCGCGTTTGGATCGTTGGAAGGGGCAATTGAAGGAATTAAGCAGGGCGCATTCGATTACCTGGCCAAGCCCTTTCGAAAGGAAGAGATAAAACTCGTTGTTCAGCGCGCGCTCGATCATTGCAAGCTGGTGCGGGAGAACAAGCGCTTCAGGGTTGAACTGAAAGAAAAGGAAGAGTGGTCTCCGCTGGTCGGGAGCAGTCCGGCGATGCTGGATGTCTATAAGCTGGTGGCCCGAGTCTCGGAGAGCCGGAGCACCGTGTTGCTCCAGGGGGAAAGCGGCACCGGGAAAGAACTCATCGCCAGAGCCATTCATGCCAATAGTCCGCGTCGAGACAAGCCGTTCATTCCGGTGAATTGCGGCGCGTTGCCCGATACGCTGCTGGAGTCCGAGATGTTCGGACATGAGAAGGGAGCCTTTACAGGAGCGGTAGGCATGAAGGCGGGGCTGTTTGAAGCGGCGACCGGTGGGACACTGTTCCTTGATGAGATCGGCGAACTTGGGCCTGCGCTTCAAGTCAAGCTGCTACGGGTCATGCAGGATCAGGAAGTGCGGCGCGTGGGAGGGACCGCCTCGGTCAAAGTTGATGCGCGCATCATTGCCGCGACGAATCGCGATTTGGAACAACTCGTCAAAGAAGACAAGTTTCGAGACGATCTCTACTATCGCTTGAACGTGGTTCGGATTACGCTGCCATCGCTAGCCGATCGCAAAGAAGACATTCCGATGCTGGCGCATCATTTTCTTCAGAAGTATGTCGGCGGGACGTCGGCGGGGGTGCGCGGATTTCTCCCAGACACGATGGCGCGCCTCAAGGAGTATCGATGGCCGGGCAATGTGCGGGAGTTGGAGAATGCGGTGGAGCGCGCGGTGTCGTTGAGTCATGGCCCCTTAGTCACGCCGGACGACCTGCCGGAAAGTATTCGGACGGCGGCGCCGTTGGAGGCGAAAGCCGCTCCGGCGTTGGAAGGGGATGAGATCTGCCTGACGCTCGAAGAGGTGGAAAAGCGGCATTTGATCCGCGTCTTGAAAGAGATGAAGGGAAACAAGGTCAAGACGGCCAAGATCTTAGGCATCGACCGCCGGACGCTCTATCGGATGGCTGAACGGTTTGGACTCGACTTGGGGGATGATCTCGAGGCCGGCGACAAAGAGCCGGCAGAGAAGTTATAG
- a CDS encoding conserved exported protein of unknown function (Evidence 4 : Unknown function but conserved in other organisms; MaGe:77310830), with product MILRAGLLLATMTLAIGCSGAPRPLPADFVETRLSAPLDTVKTALTQILTDDGYDVDWKNDSTLETSYREEMQGPWNWLYRWRFGTIKSRVNATVTAADNQNTALKLEVQSEGKDGIFTSWDQVPSALPQSADNQLRLIKNALQLL from the coding sequence ATGATTCTACGGGCAGGTCTTCTTCTCGCAACCATGACGCTGGCGATCGGTTGCAGCGGAGCGCCCCGTCCCCTGCCGGCCGACTTCGTTGAAACCCGGCTGTCCGCCCCGCTCGATACCGTGAAAACCGCCCTCACGCAAATTCTCACCGACGACGGTTACGATGTGGACTGGAAGAATGACTCTACGCTGGAAACCAGCTATCGGGAAGAGATGCAGGGTCCTTGGAACTGGCTCTATCGCTGGCGATTCGGCACGATCAAAAGCCGAGTCAATGCGACGGTGACGGCTGCGGATAATCAGAACACGGCGCTGAAGCTGGAAGTTCAGTCAGAGGGAAAAGACGGGATCTTTACCAGCTGGGATCAGGTTCCCAGCGCATTGCCCCAAAGCGCCGACAATCAATTGCGGCTCATCAAGAACGCCCTGCAACTGCTATAA
- a CDS encoding Lrp/AsnC family transcriptional regulator (MaGe:77310831): protein MSDRAYIMINVSPGLTSSVVKSLGQITAIKTIDPCWGKPDIIVVADVADQDALTQLVLSKIHGIEGVTQTDTHLVYRTQESMAK, encoded by the coding sequence ATGTCCGACCGGGCCTATATCATGATCAACGTAAGCCCCGGCTTGACCTCCAGTGTCGTGAAATCGCTCGGGCAAATCACAGCGATCAAGACCATCGATCCTTGCTGGGGAAAGCCGGACATCATTGTCGTCGCCGATGTGGCCGATCAGGACGCGCTGACACAATTGGTCCTGAGCAAAATTCATGGCATTGAAGGCGTGACGCAAACCGATACCCATCTGGTCTATCGCACACAGGAAAGCATGGCCAAATGA
- a CDS encoding hypothetical protein (Evidence 4 : Unknown function but conserved in other organisms; MaGe:77310832), translating to MARARSAESPRTRSKAAAIEEIAQGLATFQGILTSIEDFSREGFPYRDGARAKAELQIRETARRLFGERSPEYQAHRAHKLKISTSAETTQSVQLVKSFIAALERKKLELQGLPLTETAPEAEGLPTVSSPPQMTLVPPTTPATQMTMAQTAKGSALPVTMSVAIATDLLQPATPTPQTPAIEPPAPTQASAPAIPAMTRPTDEQAPIAPSASTPTALPHATTPAQPQIEAAAPSTSTTTTAPVTANECVQSPPDLPGTPAIVVAPPTASPVPLPHPTATSSAIATSKQPALDPVDALRKVCLRFHAVARQLRLRKDYRTTLEVEDNYDLHDLLCALLKLEFDEVGADEWTPSYADGSTRTTLLLNQDRLAVVSQKTRSGLTTKELAEQIAADTAHYASRKPCVHLFYFIYDPEGRIGSPTRLETDLTSVSDSFTVDVLVAPK from the coding sequence ATGGCACGCGCACGCTCCGCAGAGTCTCCCCGCACACGTTCGAAGGCCGCCGCGATCGAAGAAATCGCGCAGGGCCTCGCCACCTTCCAAGGCATTCTGACCTCGATTGAAGATTTCAGCCGGGAAGGTTTTCCCTATCGCGACGGCGCGCGCGCCAAAGCAGAGTTACAGATTCGTGAAACCGCTCGCCGGTTATTCGGTGAGCGCTCTCCCGAATATCAAGCACACCGCGCGCACAAGCTCAAAATCTCCACCTCGGCTGAAACGACGCAGAGCGTGCAACTGGTCAAATCCTTCATCGCAGCATTGGAACGTAAAAAACTGGAGCTACAAGGGCTTCCTCTTACAGAAACGGCGCCTGAGGCCGAGGGATTGCCCACAGTTTCCAGTCCGCCACAGATGACCTTAGTCCCTCCCACAACGCCAGCTACTCAAATGACAATGGCGCAAACCGCCAAGGGGAGCGCGCTACCAGTGACGATGTCCGTCGCCATTGCGACCGATTTACTCCAACCAGCTACGCCGACCCCGCAGACACCGGCCATAGAACCGCCTGCACCGACTCAAGCTAGTGCGCCGGCAATACCGGCGATGACAAGACCAACAGACGAACAGGCCCCCATCGCTCCTTCCGCATCAACACCGACCGCGTTACCCCATGCAACCACTCCGGCTCAACCACAAATAGAGGCTGCCGCCCCATCGACATCGACGACAACGACAGCCCCGGTCACTGCAAATGAATGCGTCCAGAGTCCGCCCGATCTACCCGGCACTCCGGCCATAGTCGTCGCGCCACCAACTGCATCGCCAGTCCCATTGCCACATCCAACAGCGACTTCATCCGCCATTGCGACAAGCAAACAACCGGCACTGGATCCGGTCGATGCGCTTCGAAAAGTCTGCCTGCGATTTCACGCGGTCGCGAGACAACTCCGTTTGCGAAAAGACTATCGCACAACGCTGGAAGTGGAAGACAACTACGATCTGCACGATTTACTGTGTGCGTTGCTGAAATTGGAATTCGATGAAGTGGGCGCCGATGAATGGACACCGTCTTACGCAGACGGCTCGACACGCACCACGCTGCTCTTGAATCAAGACCGCCTTGCCGTAGTCTCTCAAAAAACCCGCTCGGGCCTCACCACCAAGGAGCTGGCCGAGCAAATCGCCGCCGATACCGCCCACTACGCCTCGCGTAAACCCTGCGTCCACTTGTTCTATTTTATTTACGATCCGGAGGGGCGCATCGGCAGTCCGACGCGGCTCGAAACGGACCTAACCAGCGTGAGCGACTCCTTCACTGTGGATGTCCTCGTCGCGCCAAAGTGA